In Oncorhynchus mykiss isolate Arlee chromosome 32, USDA_OmykA_1.1, whole genome shotgun sequence, the DNA window CCTGCTGAACTTCAGTGTGAAGAGGATGGACAACCGCCTTGGATTCTACCAACAGCAGTTAGGCCTTAGTGCTCAGAAGGTCAGGTCTGAATTGAGTAAACAATTACATTTAAAAGTTGTGTAAGGATTGACCCAAGACAACAGCAATTGGTCACATTATGTCCCACTAAATTTGTCATAGAACATTATTCACACCCCAAATTACAGACAGTAAGATAATGCATAAGATAATACATTCGTATCTTTCAGACACGGGATGTTGTGGCTCGCCTTCCCAGACTTTTGTGTGGAAGCTTGGAGACAGTTAAGGAGAATCTTAAGGTATGACAACAAACAAACGCTATTAAACATTAACTGTGATATGTCTTAATTcttggagagaaaaataggatTAATTCTTAGAATCTGTCTTTTTCATCCTAGATATGCAAACTGGAGATGGGGTTTCGTGAAAATGAGCTCCAGCACATTGTCACTGTAATCCCCAAAGTTCTTACTGCTAACAAGAGGAAACTGACCCAGATATTTGACTACATCCACAACACCATGAACATACCCCATGACCTGATTGTAAAGTTCCCACAGGTAAGCTATAAACTACCAGTCCTGAATCATCCATCTTTGGATAGTGGATACTCGCAGAGAATACATTATCTGGATATGTTAGTGTTTACCTAGCCCAATAATTTACTCCTTATAGTTCATGTTCTGTTTAAAGGCGTTTAGGCTCTGGAAGCTgaaacagccaaatactccatctaaacatGAATCGATTCTCGATTGCTGTACAGTTCCACAAACATAAAGCActgtactttcatatcacatcaaaataatttcacaaatactAAATATACTTACTGTACACTGTTTTAACACAGTTGCAtccaacagtatttttcagtgacgaCATGTTTTTGGCGTCCGTCTTCCATTTACACACTGGTGTTTGGGGACGCAGATAGTGTGGACTAGCTATGCTAATTGGCTGTCTTCAGTCTGTTTTCCGTaaatatggccgtgtgggaaccctaaccctataaaggtgtgtagtaattaaactatttgtttattttattatttctcGCTGACATGAATGATTCGTtcattatgtttccaaaaccATTCCGCAAGCGATGCGTGTTCACGTCTAGAGAAAAGTCCGGGCTCGTAACAAAACTCGTCAATAGGCGTTTAAGGTAGTTCGCGTCTGTGACTTGGGTGGGGTAGTATTTACCAAGTGATGGATCAGGAACCACTTATGGGTCACAGTGGGTAACCCCTGCTGGGTCATGGCCAAGGACTGAGTTGTGgctaaaaacatttttattttgttgaGCTGATGGGACATAGTACATTACCAGTGAATTGTCTTTAGACATGTCACAGATTCAGTTGGACTTGCTATCACCTATTGTCTGAAAAGTTATCTGTCCTTTCTACAGGTCCTGAATGCAAAGTACCTTCGTATCAAAGAAAGACACCTGTTCCTGCAATACCTAGATAAGGCTCAGTATGACCCTGCCAAGCCTAACTACATCTGTCTGGACAAGCTTGTCTCCCTGCCAGATGAGGCCTTCTGCACTGAAGTGGCATCAGCCACACTAAAGGACTTTGAACTGTTTCAGAAGACAATGTAATTAATAAAACACTACAGTTTCTGTATATGTGTGTTATGTGAATAAATTTGTTGAAGATATTCTACAATTGAAAATTGCTGTTTACTATTGAACTGGTTGAATGAGCCGATGAGCATGTTTGTACCAGAAGAGGGCCACATTTCGACACATTGTTGAGATTTTGGATGATTTTGGACCTTTGATAAATGTAGCTAGCCTACTTCATAAGGACTAACGTGTAAATATATAAATGGAAAAATAGCGAGGATAATTTCAATTCGTGTGATAATTCAATTCTTACGTTTTGTGCAGAGTTGCGCAACCGCGGATGACCTCATTCTCAGAACGTCATTTTACCCACAATTCCACTCAAACTTTTTTTTGACAGAACAACATGGCGTCGAGGGCACCAGGTAATTACAATAACCTATCTTTTAAGCATTTCTTTACCCGTAAATCGAGATGATACGTTGCAGATATTGTTGAGTATTGGGGCTATTGATTTGTGGGGGGAAAACAAGACGACGCGGAGTGTTTTGGTGCGTTCAAATCCATGTTTTTAAGGACTTTCTGTCGTCCTCTGTGTCCCCGCGAAAAGCAAgaagtatgttagctagctatggcAAATTAAGGAAATCTGGTTTGTGCCAGTGACATTGCGCATTTAAATTAAATGTATGCCAGTTGGCTAATGGTTAGGTAAAACAGTACTATAACAGTTATAATAATCTTCTATGGTCTGATCAACCTTCAAGCGCCACGCCAGTGCAGCTTGATTATCTAACAACATCTAACGTTAGCAGTTTCCACCTAGCTAGTAATATGTAGGTCATCTGATCTACTAGCAATCTATTCACTTATCCAACACGCATGTAATATTTGCGTTTTAAGTGCACTTCTAGGTTCGCCCAAATAATACtactgtcaaatcctccctccaGTACCTACTTCTAAAATTCACTCATTTCTAGTGGATCCACTCCAATATCTTTTTAGATTCATGGATAATATTGGGTGTCTCTTTGCTTTTGTGCTGCAGTGATTGCAACTGGATTTTAAGCTGTTTTTGTGAACAATCTTGTTGACAAGCAAATTACTCTTCTGGTATCCCCCACAGCAACTACAGGCAGACTCCTGGTCAGCTTTCGCAAATGGTACTACAATGCTGCTGGATTCAACAAAATTGGTAACTCTTGGGAGTCTTAATGTTTTTTATTCTATTTGGGGCCATCTGAGTCTTAAGACTAATTAATTCACTCAGTCTTAAACATCTAGAATCTTCAGTTAGATCTCGCCTTGtggatatttttggttccaggtctgaTGCGTGATGACACAATCCATGAGGATAGCGACGTGAAAGAGGCCCTGCGGCGTCTCCCAGAGAAAGTGTACAACGACAGGATGTTCAGGCTCAAGAGAGCCCTGGACCTCTCCATGAAGCAGGCGGTTCTCCCCAAGGAACAGCGGACTCAATATGAGGAGGTACAGCAGACCTGGGCTCAAATGACATATTCAggactgattcagacctgggCTCAAATAATTAAGTACTTTGTGTTTGACAAACCTTTCCTGGTTTAATGGACTAATAAAATGGTCCTAAAACTGCAAACTCCActcatctggcactccaggcatgCAAACGCTGAAGTATTTGAAATAattcaaataatatttgaacccGGGTCAGAGGTACAGTGCATATAGTCTCACACGTTAGTTTGTACATTAATGGCTTTGCGCTGCCACTGGGGAAATTGAAGATATGTCTAAAGTTTCATAGCAGTTGATGCTATAGTGAAGAGGTATTCAACTCCTGgagttttctgttctacctgataattaattgcacccacctggtgtcccaggtctgaatcagtccctgattagaagggAACAATTAAACGCAATGGAACTGGCTTCACGGTTGAGTTGAGGATTACAGTGTGACTTTGGAATGAAGGGCAAAGTCTAGCCTCTGAGGCTAAGGTGGAGATATTgttactacactgctcaaaaaaataaagggaacactaaaataacacatcctagatctgaatgaattaaatatttttattaaatacttttttctttacatagttgaatgtgctgacaacaaaatcacacattatcaatggaaatcaaatttatcaacccatggaggtctggatttggagtcacactcaaaattaaagtggaaaaccacactacaagctgatccaactttgatgtaatgtccttaaaacaagtcaaaatgagactcagtagtgtgtgtggcctccacgtgcctgtatgacctccctacaacacctgggcatgctcccgatgaggtggcggatggtctcttgagggatctcctcccagacctggactaaagcatccgccaactcctggacagtctgtggtgcaacacggcgttggtggatggagcgagacatgatgtcccagatgtgctcaattggattcaggtctggggaacgggcgggccagtccatagcattaatgccttcctcttgcaggaactgctgacacactccagccacatgaggtctagcattgtcttgcattaggaggaacccagggccaaccgcaccagcatatggtctcacaaggggtctgaggctctcatctcggtacctaatggcagtcaggctacctctggcgagcacatggagggctgtgcggccccccaaagaaatgccaccccacaccatgactgacccaccgccaaaccggtcatgctggaggatgttgcaggcagcagaacgttctccacggcgtctccagactctgtcacgtctgtcacgtgcccagtgtgaacctgctttcatctgtgaagagcacagggcgccagtggcgaatttgccaatcttggtgttctctggcaaatgccaaacgtcctgcacggtgttgggctgtaagcacaacccccgcctgtggacgttgggccctcataccaccctcatggagtctgtttctgaccgtttgagcagacacatgcacatttgtggcctgctgtaggtcattttgcagggctctggcagtgctcctcctgctcctccttgcacaaaggcggaggtagcggtcctgctgctgggttgttgccctcctacagcctcctccacatctcatgatgtactggcctgtctcctggtagctgGTATATTGATTGATTCTTCAATTAGTTTAGCACTATGAAGCAGGTAGATTAATTATGATTGAGGTATTAGATTATGAAGCAAGTAGGATTAGAGACTAAAGGTTGGATTGGAATTGGGCAATAGTTGAGTTGGGAGATACCTATAAAGCTGTTTAATGTTGAAAAATGACATACTAAAAACCACGTCAAGTACAGTTGGTGGAAGAAAGTTGACAGAACTAATGTTTTGTTTCTGTTTGACCTTTTTTCTGTAGGATGTACATTACCTGGAGCCTTACCTGAAAGAGGTCATCCGTGAGAGGAAAGAGGTTGAGGAGTGGTCGAAGAAATGAGATTGCTGTGGAAAGCTGATGTTCCTTCTGTTTGGTCTGGTGAATGGTTGTCCTCTGTAATATTTCAAATAAAGTGTACCCTGTGGGAAGACTGCTTAATAAAAATTTACATTTT includes these proteins:
- the LOC110488002 gene encoding cytochrome b-c1 complex subunit 7, translated to MASRAPATTGRLLVSFRKWYYNAAGFNKIGLMRDDTIHEDSDVKEALRRLPEKVYNDRMFRLKRALDLSMKQAVLPKEQRTQYEEDVHYLEPYLKEVIRERKEVEEWSKK